A part of Drosophila ananassae strain 14024-0371.13 chromosome 2R, ASM1763931v2, whole genome shotgun sequence genomic DNA contains:
- the LOC6507482 gene encoding uncharacterized protein LOC6507482: protein MKLPPMVADVWKRFVVMLSLPDLLVLGCLWASGFSFGYYIKSAYVYDNLWPHWYALVGGIGISALAVGWTLRKKRRQQCSYDHFYIIFYGLLCSLMGSCFMLTRQLAVSYYFSFVGLSVQYLAGFSYVSLRCDASGSRPSRIAFANSLYAGGMSTGFVIFNEMEPQRSGLISLGINLLLLCLVCLNELLQHVGCINYKESRDLVFNLLNEERMVFLPRQAVLAQFVGRTDYKLKDSRQWLVLLLGGSLVCLQKSCLLFSPTSMQLMWGATVGYLQRTQLFIPFVLYAGGCSFGALLLMRYTPKLVYLLSGIIQVTLIVALLCIFDEDRTEHCFPFLCLIYVTMGVLSSQAIQWLLEYSPFLYTELALASGFILHLVVQEGCKYEAYATDTWIALLSGSAVTLGLTVLAISAVQWLQPHSASLVDVRNRLLGIRRLEPPPEQTQFWHTNQFLAHNKPANQLEPVQVGRKRVFQQYPISGSDITDNPKADRF, encoded by the exons ATGAAGCTGCCCCCGATGGTGGCTGACGTGTGGAAGCGTTTTGTGGTCATGTTGTCGCTCCCGGATCTGCTAGTTCTAGGCTGCCTGTGGGCCAGTGGCTTCTCGTTCGGCTACTACATCAAATCCGCCTATGTGTACGACAATCTGTGGCCCCACTGGTACGCCTTGGTCGGGGGGATAGGAATTTCGGCCTTGGCAGTGGGCTGGACCCTCAGAAAAAAGAGGAGGCAGCAGTGCAGCTACGATCACTTCTACATCATCTTCTACGGGCTGTTGTGCTCGCTGATGGGCAGTTGCTTCATGCTTACCAGGCAGCTGG CTGTTAGCTACTACTTCAGTTTCGTGGGACTAAGTGTCCAGTACTTGGCGGGATTCAGCTACGTGAGTCTGCGGTGCGATGCCTCTGGATCCAGGCCCTCCAGAATAGCCTTTGCCAACTCCCTTTATGCCGGTGGAATGAGCACAGGCTTTGTGATCTTCAACGAGATGGAACCCCAAAGAAGTGGCCTTATTTCTTTGGGGATCAATCTGCTTCTGCTTTGTTTGGTTTGCCTGAACGAGCTGCTGCAGCACGTGGGGTGCATTAACTACAAGGAGTCTCGGGATCTGGTGTTTAACCTTCTCAACGAGGAGCGAATGGTCTTCTTGCCGCGCCAGGCGGTCCTGGCCCAGTTCGTGGGTCGCACCGACTACAAGTTGAAGGACAGTCGCCAGTGGCTAGTGCTGCTCCTGGGAGGATCCTTGGTGTGCCTGCAGAAGAGCTGCCTGCTGTTCTCGCCCACCTCTATGCAGTTGATGTGGGGCGCCACTGTTGGGTACCTCCAGCGGACCCAGCTGTTCATCCCCTTCGTGCTCTACGCCGGAGGCTGCAGCTTCGGCGCTCTGCTGCTGATGCGATACACTCCCAAGCTGGTCTACCTCCTCTCCGGCATCATCCAGGTAACCCTGATAGTGGCCCTCCTCTGTATCTTCGATGAGGACCGAACGGAGCACTGCTTTCCGTTCCTCTGTCTCATATACGTGACCATGGGGGTGCTGTCGAGCCAGGCTATTCAATGGCTGCTGGAGTACTCCCCTTTCCTCTACACTGAGCTGGCCCTGGCCTCGGGCTTCATCCTGCACCTAGTTGTCCAGGAGGGCTGCAAGTACGAGGCCTACGCCACTGACACTTGGATAGCTCTGCTCAGCGGGAGCGCAGTCACACTGGGGCTGACAGTGTTGGCCATTTCGGCTGTGCAGTGGCTGCAGCCGCACTCCGCCAGTCTCGTGGACGTCCGCAACCGCCTGTTGGGCATCCGGCGACTGGAGCCGCCCCCCGAGCAGACCCagttctggcacaccaaccaGTTCTTGGCCCACAACAAGCCCGCCAATCAGCTGGAGCCCGTGCAGGTGGGTCGCAAGCGTGTATTTCAGCAGTATCCAATCAGTGGAAGCGACATCACGGACAATCCCAAAGCAGACAGGTTCTAA
- the LOC6507558 gene encoding probable serine hydrolase, which produces MTSHLENGTKHTEPHDQEPMDVRIDMPWGFVVGRWYGNRQVRPILALHGWLDNLGTWDKLLPLLPRHLGVLCIDLPGHGYSSKLPEGIAYHFVDYLCVILRVMEEYGWQKVSLMAHSMSAMLCFIFASLYPHRTDMLVSIDIVKTRYRKPPSQIDYLRTNIEGYMLEDERFANAKRQEPPAYTYPELEQVLHKGSDYSVALENCRHILTRNISRSTKFPAKYFFSRDGRCKYYTEFHTSPPFAAELARTIRNVPYCVIKGSESNFIDEQSDEVIAILRENNPHFELHEVQGTHHVHLNNAEGVAAVINPFIMHHRPPHLETWTVDAGNAEEAGEDLPEAVREFKLKVEDSENVKRRKRKSNL; this is translated from the exons ATGACGTCGCACTTGGAGAACGGGACCAAACACACAGAGCCTCATGACCAG GAACCAATGGACGTGCGCATCGATATGCCGTGGGGCTTCGTGGTGGGCAGGTGGTACGGCAACCGGCAGGTACGACCCATCCTGGCCCTGCACGGCTGGCTGGACAACCTGGGCACGTGGGACAAGCTcctgccgctgctgccgcgACACCTGGGTGTCCTCTGCATCGACCTGCCTGGCCACGGGTATTCCTCGAAGCTGCCCGAGGGGATTGCCTACCACTTTGTGGACTACCTGTGCGTGATCCTACGCGTCATGGAGGAGTACGGCTGGCAGAAGGTCTCCCTCATGGCCCACTCCATGAGCGCCATGCTGTGCTTCATATTCGCTTCCCTGTATCCGCACCGCACCGACATGCTGGTGAGCATCGACATAGTGAAGACCCGCTACCGCAAGCCGCCCTCCCAGATCGACTACCTGCGCACCAACATCGAGGGATACATGCTTGAGGATGAGCGCTTCGCGAATGCCAAGCGCCAGGAGCCGCCCGCCTACACGTACCCCGAGCTAGAGCAGGTTCTGCACAAGGGCTCGGACTACTCGGTGGCCCTGGAGAACTGTCGCCACATCCTGACGCGCAACATCAGCCGCTCCACCAAGTTCCCGGCCAAATACTTCTTCTCGAGAGACGGCCGCTGCAAGTACTACACGGAGTTCCATACGAGCCCCCCCTTCGCAGCGGAGCTGGCCCGGACCATTCGGAATGTCCCGTACTGCGTGATCAAGGGCTCGGAATCGAACTTCATTGACGAGCAGAGCGACGAGGTGATTGCCATTCTGCGGGAGAACAACCCGCACTTTGAACTCCACGAGGTGCAGGGCACCCACCACGTTCACCTCAACAACGCCGAAGGAGTGGCCGCGGTCATCAACCCGTTCATCATGCACCACCGTCCTCCGCACCTCGAGACCTGGACCGTGGACGCCGGAAATGCGGAGGAAGCGGGGGAGGACCTGCCCGAGGCGGTGAGGGAGTTCAAGCTCAAGGTGGAGGACTCGGAAAACGTCAAGAGGAGGAAGAGAAAAAGCAACCTATAG